AAACTGATGAATATCCCCATATAATAAGACTTTCCTGCTTTCAACACTGCAAGCGTAAGTTCCTGGATATTGAAGCAGATAAGGATGCCACTCAAATAATAGATGTTATCAATAAGCTTTATAGGAAAGAGCATAAAATCGGGAAGCATTGGAAACCAGACAGGATATTAGAATACAGAAAAAAGTATGCCCCACCCATATTAAAGGAACTCAAAAGAAAACTCTTAAAAATACAATCCAATCCTTCCATGCTTCCAAAGAGCCCACTCTCGAAGGCGATTAATTATACCCTGAAAGAGTATGACGCATTGTGCAATTATATAGACAGACCAGAATATGCCCTTGATAATAATGCCATAGAACGATACATGCGGTACATAAGCTTAAGCAGGAAGAACTCTCTGTTTTGCGGAAGCCACGACGGAGCAAAGAGAACAGCGCTGCTTTACTCACTGGCTTGCTCATGCAGGCTAAATGGAATAAACACGTTCGAATACTTTACGGATATATTAAACCGGATGGCTTATATCAATCCCAATGCATCCGATGAAGTTTATCAGAAACTACTTCCGAATTCCTGGACAAAAGAATAAACCTACTATAAGCCCAGAAAATATTTTATAGGGTATCGCGGAGACGCTTACGAAAAGTGATGCTTTCGTGAGGGATAAAAATCCATCCATCACGGTATAATCATTTGGTTATAAAGACATTGAACACAAAAGTGAGGGAGTGATGGATGAAATTTCATTTCTCTCTGATTGTAAAAAAATAGCCAGCCGATTAAAGAAATCGGCTGGCTAATTATATTATTATTCAATTGTATACTAGAACAATCTCTTGATATCTGGTTTCACAATAGCGCTAACTGTTAAATAAATACCTAGAAGTATCAATGGAATACTTAGTTGTTGCCCAATATTTAACCGCATACCCACTTCGGCTGCCACCTGAGGATTCTTCATAAACTCAAGTGCAAAACGGGAACCGAAGAAAATAATCAGGGAAACGCCGGTAATTAAACCAACCTTTCTTTGAAGTTCAAATTTCCAGTACATCACCAATGACACAATTAATGCAACAATACAATAAAGCATTTCATAAATCTGTGTAGGATGGCAGGGAAGTCCGTTGAAATCTCTCACCCACTCTGCCGAGCGTACAAATTTAAAACCCCAAGGCATTGTTGTAGGGAAACCGAAGATCTCAGAATTCATAAGGTTTCCTAAACGTATGCAGGCAGCTGCCACAGCAACTGCAGGAATCATTCTGTCGAACAACCACCAAACACTCTTATGGGTAACCTTCTTAGAATAATATACCATAGCAATGATCAGTGCAAATACTCCGCCATGGCTGGCTAGTCCACCATTCCATATAGCAAATATCTGCATGGGATGTGCACTGTAGTAGTCCCATTCATAAAAGAAACAGTGTCCCAAGCGAGCACCTACTACTGAACTGATAATGGTATAGAAGAAAAGCTTGTCTACCCATGCATCCGGGTGTTTTTCGTATTTAAACAAACGACTCACCATCTCATAACCAATAAGGAAACCAATTCCCCATAACAATCCGTACCATCTGATCTCACGTCCAAAGATCGTGAAAATGGCTGGATCAACATCCCATGTTATATATGCCAACATATTTTTTATTTATAAATTAAATCTCTATTCAGACCAATATATTTTATTAGACCGACAAAAATAATCAATTTGAATCACAAACAAAGAGTTACCAACTTAAATATTAAAAAATGTGCATACAACGGGTAATTCAAGGCAATAATAGGTATAGATTGACGTTTCTTTTAAGAGACAACCGCCATTGACGCAATAAATTTGTACTTTTGTCTCATTTTCAAATTAAATACAAATCAGATGATTGAATATATAAAGGGGAATATTGCCGAATTAAGTCCGGCCTCAGCAGTAATTGATTGTAACGGACTGGGGTATTTTGTTAACATTTCATTGAATACATACTCTGCTATTCAGAATCTTAGCAGTGTGAAAATTTATATTTACGAAGCTATTCGTGAAGATGCTTATGTGCTTTATGGCTTTGCCGATAAGCAGGAACGGGAATTGTTTATGCTGCTTATTTCTGTATCCGGTATTGGTGGAAACACTGCCCGCATGATTCTTTCGGCTCTTTCTCCCAGCGAATTAGGCAATGTTATAAGCACAGAAAATGCGAATGTACTTAAAACAGTAAAAGGGATTGGCCTGAAAACAGCTCAAAGGGTTATTATAGATTTAAAGGACAAGATTAAAATCACAACCGGCAGTAATATTGCTGGTGGAGGAATCTCTCAGAATTCAGAAGTTCACGATGAAGCAGTAGCTGCTTTAACCATGTTGGGCTTCAATACTGCCGCATCACAGAAAGTTGTATTCGCCATTCTTAAGGAAGAGCCTTTGGCTAAAGTTGAACAGGTAATTAAATTAGCATTAAAGAGATTATAGAATGAGGAGCGAAAAGTGGTTTATCTGCTTATTGCTGACCGTCCTTAGCCTTCATGCCTGGGCAGTCCTTAATAACAGCTCGCCCAATGAGGTGAGTAACCACTTTTTAGATTCAACATCGCAGGCTCCGGCACCTCCGGATTCTCTGAAACCACGGTATTCAGTAAAGAAAACAGTTCCTGAAAAGCTGGATGATATGAAAAAATCTCCGGCAGATCTTCGTACTCCGGAAAATATTAAAACGGAAGTTGAATACGACGAGAAGTCGGATTTATACATCATCCGCACAAAAGCAGGTACCTCTCAGGTGGATGTTCCTATGTTCCTTACTCCACAGGAATATTCGGACTGGAGCCTGAAAAAATCAGTTCAGGATTTTTATCGGGCAAAAAATAAAGAGACGTTTGCCAAGGGAAAAGAGGAATTCAAGTTCATGGACATGAAATTCGATCTTGGTCCTGCTGAGAAGATCTTTGGTCCGGGAGGTGTGCAGATAAAGACACAGGGAAACGCGGAACTGAGCTTCGGATTTAAAACCAAGAATGTGGAAAATCCGTCTCTTCCTGAACGGACTAGAAAGACAACCGGATTCGATTTTGATGAAAAGATAAACATCAGTATCAATGGCAAGGTGGGTGATAAGGTGAACATGAACATGAACTACAACACCGATGCTACTTTTGACTTTGACACAAAAAAAATAAAGCTTAAATACGAAGGGAAAGAGGATGAAATAATAAAGCTTATAGAAGCCGGCAATGTTTCTATGCCTACCAACTCTTCTTTGATACGCGGTGCCTCATCATTATTTGGTATCCGTACTGATCTGCAATTTGGAAAGCTCAAGTTGCAGACTGTTATTTCTCAACAGGAATCGGAATCTAAAACGGTAAAAAGTAAAGGAGGAGCACAGACCACTCCTTTTGAAATATCGGCGGACAACTATGATGAAAACCGCCATTTCTTTCTGGCCCATTACTTCAGGGATACTTATGACAAGAACATGAGTCAGTTGCCCAACATTACTTCCGGAGTAACAATCAACAGGGTTGAAGTGTGGATTACCAATAAAAGAGGGAATTATGATAACCCCAGAAATGTGGTGGCGCTAACCGACCTGGGAGAGAATGAGCATATAAGTAACTCTTTCTGGTCAAAATCAGGTGTAAACAAAGTGCCGGCAAATAGTGCCAATGATGTTTACTCAAGAATGGTCAGCGATTATTCCACTGCCCGGAACATTAATATGGTAAGCGCTACTTTGGGAGCTATTCCTCAGATTGAAGGTGGAATGGATTATGAAAAGATAGAAAGTGCCCGACTGTTAACCAGTTCTGAATATACACTTAACGGTTCTTTGGGATATATTTCTTTGAAGTCAACTTTACAACCGGATGAAGTTCTGGCTGTGGCTTTTGAATATACATATAAAGGCAAGCGGTATCAGGTGGGTGAATTTGCCTCTGACATCAAAGAAACTGAATCGGCTCTTTTCCTGAAACTATTAAAAAATACGTCCAATTCTCCTTCATCGGGATGCTGGGACCTGATGATGAAGAACGTTTATTCACTGAACGCTTACCAGCTGCAAAGTGATAAGTTCCGTCTGGATATTAAGTACCAGAGTGATACAACAGGAGTTTACCTGAATTACATTCCAGAAGGGAAGATTAATAAAACGCCGTTGCTAAGGGTGATGAATCTGGACCGACTGGATGCGAAGAACCAAGCTAACCCTAATGGTTTCTTTGACTTTGTGGAAGGTTATACGGTAACAGCACAAAACGGACGCATAATTTTCCCGGTAGTGGAACCTTTTGGTAGTCATTTACGTCAGGCTATAGGAAACGATGTAATTGCTAAAAAGTATGTTTACCAGGAACTTTATGATTCTACAAAAACAGTTGCCAAACAAATTGCGGAAAAAGATAAATTCAAACTAACGGGTGAATACCGTGCCTCTTCAGGGGCAGAAATCAGACTGGAATCAACTAATATTCCGGTCGGCTCGGTAAAGGTTACTGCCGGTGGTGTTACTCTTATTGAAAACTCGGACTATACGGTTGACTATTCAATGGGTGTTGTAACCATTCTCAACCAGAGTATTATTGATGCGGGTACATCTGTCAGCGTGAATCTGGAAAGTAACAGCAGTTACAACCTGCAACGCAAAACGATGCTGGGAATGAATTTCACTTATGACTTTTCCAAAGATTTTCAGATAGGTGGTACCATTATGAATCTGAAGGAAAAGCCAATGACTACAAAGGTGGCTATGGGCGACGAACCTATCAGCAACACTATCTGGGGAGTAAATACTTCATGGAAAAAGGAGAGTCAGTGGCTTACAAACATGGTGGATAAGTTACCTTTTGTAAAGGCCACACAACCGTCCCGTATAAACATGACAGCAGAGTTTGCACAACTGGTTCCCGGCCATGCAAAGGGTATACAGGGCAATGCTTCTTATATTGATGATTTTGAATCTACTAAAACCGGTATTGATTTACGGCAACCATCTTACTGGATGCTTGCCAGCACGCCTTATGAAAGTGGCTCCAGTGCCCGTTTCCCTGAAGCTTCAAAATCAAACGATATTACTTATGGTATGAACAGGGCACTTTTGTCATGGTACACTATTGACGGACTTTTTACCCGAAGAAGCTCGTCATTAACGCCGTCTCATATAAAGAGTGATCTTAATCAGCTTTCTAATCATTATGTTCGGGAAGTTTATGAACAGGAGATTTTCCCCAATAAAGAAACTTCCTATATGGAAACATCTACCCTTTCCATTCTTAACCTGGCTTATTATCCTAATGAACGGGGACCGTACAACCTTGATCCGAATCTTACATCAAAAGGATATCTACCCAATCCGGAAAAGCGTTGGGGCGGAATTATGAGAAAGCTGGATACCAGTGATTTTGAAACGGCCAACATAGAATATATTGAGTTCTGGATGCTCGATCCGTTTATTTATGAAAGCACTACAGGCAACCGCCG
This genomic interval from uncultured Bacteroides sp. contains the following:
- the lgt gene encoding prolipoprotein diacylglyceryl transferase — protein: MLAYITWDVDPAIFTIFGREIRWYGLLWGIGFLIGYEMVSRLFKYEKHPDAWVDKLFFYTIISSVVGARLGHCFFYEWDYYSAHPMQIFAIWNGGLASHGGVFALIIAMVYYSKKVTHKSVWWLFDRMIPAVAVAAACIRLGNLMNSEIFGFPTTMPWGFKFVRSAEWVRDFNGLPCHPTQIYEMLYCIVALIVSLVMYWKFELQRKVGLITGVSLIIFFGSRFALEFMKNPQVAAEVGMRLNIGQQLSIPLILLGIYLTVSAIVKPDIKRLF
- the ruvA gene encoding Holliday junction branch migration protein RuvA produces the protein MIEYIKGNIAELSPASAVIDCNGLGYFVNISLNTYSAIQNLSSVKIYIYEAIREDAYVLYGFADKQERELFMLLISVSGIGGNTARMILSALSPSELGNVISTENANVLKTVKGIGLKTAQRVIIDLKDKIKITTGSNIAGGGISQNSEVHDEAVAALTMLGFNTAASQKVVFAILKEEPLAKVEQVIKLALKRL